A section of the Streptomyces sp. NBC_01591 genome encodes:
- a CDS encoding response regulator transcription factor, protein MIRVLVTDDEPLIRAGVRMILSSADDIEVVAEAVNGREAVELAQTRRVDVVLLDIQMPVMDGLTALAELHRTVPDTRVLILTTFGEQQNVLRALTGGSVGFLLKDSAPAELMRAVRAAAAGDAYLSPGATRRVVDSLASSQSAHRAEQARRRLDALTNRELEVLALLGEGLSNADAGQRIHMSEATVKSYVSRILTKLDCQNRVQAALLARDADLGT, encoded by the coding sequence ATGATCAGGGTTCTCGTCACGGATGACGAGCCGCTCATCCGGGCAGGCGTCAGGATGATTCTCTCCTCCGCCGACGACATCGAAGTCGTCGCCGAGGCGGTGAACGGCCGAGAGGCGGTCGAACTGGCCCAGACCCGCCGCGTGGACGTCGTGCTGCTCGACATCCAGATGCCGGTCATGGACGGACTGACGGCCCTGGCCGAGCTGCACCGGACCGTGCCTGACACGCGGGTGCTGATCCTGACAACCTTCGGGGAACAGCAGAACGTACTGCGCGCCCTGACCGGGGGCAGCGTGGGCTTTCTGCTCAAGGACTCGGCGCCCGCGGAACTCATGCGCGCGGTCCGGGCTGCCGCGGCCGGAGACGCGTACCTGTCGCCGGGTGCCACCCGCCGTGTCGTGGACTCGTTGGCGTCCAGCCAGAGCGCTCACCGTGCCGAGCAGGCCCGCCGCCGGCTGGACGCGCTGACCAACCGCGAGCTGGAGGTCCTGGCGCTGCTGGGTGAGGGCCTGTCCAACGCGGACGCCGGTCAGCGGATCCATATGAGCGAGGCCACGGTCAAATCATACGTGAGCCGGATCCTGACCAAGCTGGACTGCCAGAACCGAGTGCAGGCCGCACTGCTGGCACGAGACGCCGACCTGGGAACCTGA
- a CDS encoding sensor histidine kinase, whose amino-acid sequence MWSPWRIVGESLLSVAFGLLGAGLAALDHGGTVRIAAAGLAIAGLSLLRRTLPATVLLVTAVGSVLFGGLAPLVLVAAWSAGRRIDGVGKAVGTFALAYVLNLGLAVVQALPHLSLPRLVFDVLWPLVAVIAPGLAGRYRSQHHTLTDTLREYDAQQQRERAMIAGQARARERQRIAQDMHDSLGHQLVLISVHAGALEVDRELTGRQREAVGVLREASVAAMHELREVVQVMRDSTEAPHEDHTAPGVAAAAAEDTTALSRGVAGIEGLVGTSRSAGAAVELRHSGEPCPLPPTADHAAYRIVQEGLTNAHKHAPGAPITVELRYEPDSLVVEVANGPATGTTDNGRGMVSGGQGLTGLGERTRLIGGMAHAGPTADGGFRLAGVLPYTSPEAGVPSPAPGNVATTFVDPTGAFWQQTPGDSLDEGGPVMNGNGLKELAKAMSRKNGSGVAIGCGMAVLIPLLLVIAAVGVGGYVLLDKAEKARIEPKQYDAVKVGQSEAEIRKQLPKEDPFLTDGLEMGAPPVPKGAKCLSLTSTESSNNPDMEPVFRFCFKDGKLTEKKSFEVRN is encoded by the coding sequence ATGTGGTCTCCCTGGCGTATCGTGGGCGAATCGCTGCTGAGCGTAGCGTTCGGGCTGCTGGGAGCAGGTCTCGCGGCCCTGGACCACGGCGGCACCGTACGGATCGCTGCCGCCGGGCTGGCGATCGCGGGGCTGTCACTTTTGCGCCGAACGCTGCCCGCGACCGTACTGCTGGTGACCGCCGTCGGCTCTGTCCTGTTCGGCGGTCTCGCTCCGTTGGTCCTTGTCGCCGCCTGGTCGGCGGGGCGGCGGATCGACGGGGTCGGCAAGGCCGTCGGCACCTTCGCCCTCGCATACGTCCTCAACCTCGGCCTGGCAGTCGTGCAGGCGCTGCCTCACCTCTCACTCCCCCGCTTGGTCTTCGACGTCCTGTGGCCGCTGGTCGCGGTCATAGCGCCCGGCCTAGCCGGCCGCTACCGGTCGCAGCACCATACGCTGACCGACACGCTCCGGGAGTACGACGCCCAGCAGCAACGCGAGCGCGCAATGATCGCCGGACAGGCCCGGGCGCGGGAGCGTCAGCGCATTGCGCAGGACATGCACGACAGCCTCGGCCATCAGCTGGTGCTCATCTCGGTGCACGCGGGCGCGCTGGAGGTGGACCGCGAGCTGACCGGACGGCAGCGGGAGGCAGTGGGGGTGCTGCGTGAGGCGTCGGTGGCCGCGATGCACGAGCTGCGCGAGGTGGTACAGGTGATGCGGGACAGCACGGAGGCCCCACACGAGGACCACACCGCCCCAGGCGTCGCGGCTGCGGCGGCGGAGGACACCACGGCGCTGTCGCGCGGGGTGGCGGGCATCGAGGGCCTCGTAGGAACGTCCCGGAGCGCGGGCGCGGCCGTGGAGCTGCGGCACTCCGGCGAGCCGTGCCCGCTCCCCCCGACCGCCGATCACGCGGCGTACCGCATCGTCCAGGAAGGCCTGACCAACGCCCACAAGCACGCCCCGGGCGCCCCGATCACCGTCGAGCTGCGGTATGAGCCGGACTCGCTGGTCGTGGAGGTCGCCAACGGACCCGCAACCGGGACGACGGACAACGGCCGGGGCATGGTGAGCGGCGGCCAGGGGCTGACCGGGCTCGGTGAGCGGACCCGGCTCATCGGGGGCATGGCGCACGCGGGCCCGACGGCGGACGGCGGCTTCCGGCTGGCGGGCGTGCTGCCGTACACATCGCCGGAAGCCGGTGTCCCGAGCCCCGCGCCCGGCAACGTGGCGACGACGTTCGTTGATCCAACAGGCGCCTTTTGGCAGCAGACCCCGGGGGACTCCTTGGACGAGGGTGGTCCTGTCATGAACGGGAACGGTCTGAAGGAGCTGGCCAAGGCAATGAGCAGGAAGAACGGAAGCGGCGTGGCCATCGGCTGCGGGATGGCGGTACTGATCCCTCTGCTGCTGGTGATCGCCGCCGTCGGCGTCGGGGGATACGTCCTCCTGGACAAGGCGGAAAAGGCCAGGATCGAGCCGAAGCAGTACGACGCGGTGAAGGTGGGCCAGTCCGAGGCAGAGATCCGCAAGCAGTTGCCCAAGGAGGACCCCTTCCTGACCGACGGCCTGGAAATGGGTGCGCCGCCCGTGCCCAAGGGCGCGAAGTGCCTCAGCCTGACTTCCACGGAGTCCAGCAACAATCCGGACATGGAGCCGGTCTTCCGGTTCTGCTTCAAGGACGGCAAGTTGACCGAGAAGAAGTCCTTCGAGGTGAGGAACTGA
- a CDS encoding antibiotic biosynthesis monooxygenase family protein encodes MSVVKINVLTVPADQRETLEKRFASRAHAVENSDGFEWFELLRPVEGTNNYLVYTRWRDEKSFQAWMEGPMKTAHQSGDAESSERPRPAASGSALWSFEVVQQAAPKSA; translated from the coding sequence ATGAGCGTAGTCAAGATCAACGTACTGACCGTCCCCGCCGATCAGCGGGAGACGCTGGAGAAGCGCTTCGCCTCCCGTGCCCATGCCGTGGAGAACTCCGACGGGTTCGAGTGGTTCGAACTCCTCCGCCCCGTCGAAGGGACCAATAACTACCTCGTCTACACGCGGTGGCGCGACGAAAAGTCCTTCCAAGCCTGGATGGAGGGCCCCATGAAGACAGCACACCAGAGCGGTGACGCGGAGAGCAGCGAGCGCCCCAGGCCGGCGGCGAGCGGGTCCGCCCTGTGGTCCTTCGAGGTCGTGCAGCAAGCGGCGCCGAAAAGCGCGTAG